In Desulfosediminicola ganghwensis, a single window of DNA contains:
- a CDS encoding LytS/YhcK type 5TM receptor domain-containing protein: MSISILITFLLKHVGLLIAGAFVLLNISPVQELNYKRDSVYHKLFLIFFFGLFGILGTYSGNNIFSSYANLRAMAVIPAGLFGGPVVGLGAGLIAGGHRFLIDPWGFSAFPCATATVLEGLIAGFIHLRYIDRNMNWNLAMLIAFVGESVHMLMVLLLSKPYEQALELVQLIALPMIIGNALGAGLFIHVIKTLYEHREKKDSTQAQRIFDIANNTVRHLRDGLNSASAEATARIIHRRLRVPAVAITDHSHVLVHVGLGNDHHLAGEPILTSSTKKVIMTGNPIFLRKKDAIGCDHQGCPFHSAIIVPLKKGGRIVGTLKFYGSRTAELNRIHFEVARGLTDLLSIQLELEDIQVKDRLLAHAEIRHLQAQINPHFLFNSLNTIASFCRTSPAKARDLILDLSLYMRKNLDSSRGFIKLADELEQINSYVAIETARFGEKVKVNLKVEPGCEEWPIPPLIIQPLVENAIKHGIVTQETGGTVSLTIFQNLDMLEVTVEDDGSGIPDEILATLLDHKDLESHAEGIGLRNSNKRLMQIYGPEYAMEISSSTGEGTSISFHIPNAANYRLTRENHIVAELN, from the coding sequence ATGTCAATATCAATACTGATTACTTTTCTGCTTAAGCACGTAGGGCTGCTCATTGCCGGAGCCTTTGTACTACTGAATATCTCACCGGTGCAAGAGCTGAACTACAAGCGTGACTCTGTCTACCACAAGTTGTTCCTGATCTTTTTTTTCGGGTTGTTCGGTATTCTCGGCACATACAGCGGTAACAACATTTTCAGTTCCTATGCCAACCTGAGGGCCATGGCGGTGATCCCTGCCGGCCTGTTCGGTGGGCCAGTGGTTGGCCTCGGAGCCGGTCTCATCGCCGGAGGTCACCGTTTTCTTATCGACCCCTGGGGATTCAGTGCTTTTCCCTGTGCCACCGCCACCGTACTTGAAGGTTTGATCGCAGGCTTTATTCACCTGCGCTATATCGACAGGAATATGAATTGGAACCTGGCCATGCTGATTGCCTTCGTCGGTGAATCGGTACACATGTTAATGGTTCTGCTGTTGTCTAAGCCCTATGAGCAGGCACTTGAACTTGTACAGCTGATAGCCCTGCCAATGATCATCGGTAACGCCCTCGGTGCCGGGCTCTTTATCCATGTGATTAAAACTCTTTATGAGCACAGGGAAAAGAAAGACTCAACCCAGGCCCAGAGAATCTTCGATATCGCCAACAACACCGTTCGCCACCTGCGTGACGGGTTAAACAGCGCAAGCGCAGAGGCCACTGCAAGAATTATCCATCGCAGGCTGCGCGTTCCTGCTGTGGCTATTACAGATCATTCACATGTACTGGTGCATGTCGGGCTCGGCAACGACCACCACCTCGCCGGAGAACCCATTCTCACCAGCTCCACCAAAAAGGTGATAATGACTGGAAATCCGATCTTTTTACGAAAGAAAGATGCCATCGGCTGTGATCATCAGGGCTGCCCCTTTCACTCCGCAATCATCGTCCCCTTAAAGAAGGGTGGCAGGATTGTCGGCACCCTCAAATTTTACGGCTCGCGGACAGCAGAGTTGAATCGTATCCATTTCGAGGTCGCCCGCGGCCTGACCGACCTGCTCTCCATCCAGCTTGAGCTTGAGGATATCCAGGTTAAGGACAGGCTCCTGGCCCATGCCGAGATCAGGCACCTCCAGGCCCAGATCAACCCGCACTTTCTTTTCAACTCGCTGAACACCATCGCCTCCTTCTGCAGAACATCCCCTGCAAAAGCCCGCGACCTGATTCTTGATCTCTCGTTGTATATGCGCAAGAATCTCGACTCAAGCCGGGGCTTCATCAAGCTTGCAGATGAGCTTGAACAAATCAACTCTTACGTCGCAATTGAAACAGCTCGCTTTGGTGAGAAGGTGAAGGTCAACCTCAAGGTTGAGCCGGGCTGCGAGGAATGGCCAATTCCTCCCCTGATCATTCAACCATTGGTGGAAAACGCTATCAAGCACGGTATTGTCACCCAGGAAACCGGAGGCACCGTTTCGCTTACTATCTTTCAAAATCTCGATATGCTCGAGGTGACAGTGGAAGACGATGGTTCCGGCATTCCAGACGAGATCCTGGCTACCCTGCTCGATCACAAAGACCTCGAATCCCACGCTGAAGGTATAGGCCTCAGAAACAGCAACAAACGACTTATGCAAATCTATGGTCCGGAATACGCAATGGAAATCAGCAGCTCCACCGGAGAGGGAACGTCCATCTCCTTTCACATCCCCAACGCTGCCAACTACCGCCTCACCCGGGAAAATCATATTGTCGCCGAACTGAACTGA
- a CDS encoding carbon starvation protein A, with translation MVFFLTCVGLLILGYFTYGVFVEKVFGIDAKRLTPCMTKEDGVDYMSMPTWKVFFIQLLDIAGLGPIFGPILGALYGPSALIWIVVGCIFAGAVHDYFSGMLSVRSGGKSIPEVVGDIMGMPARQTLRVFSVVLLLLVGVVFILGPAKLLSSLTGFNVQLLIGCIFLYYFIATVLPIDKIIGRLYPLFGALLLFMTIGIMFGLVYHGYEILPNLDFSTNSHPGEKAIWPLLFITLSCGAISGFHSTQSPLMARCIRNENLGRKVFYGSMIIEGIIALIWATVGMSFYSGPEAMNAVIASGSPAAVVNEACTTLLGPIGGFLAIIGVVILPISSGDTAFRSTRLIIAETFKVNQSATAKRLMIAIPLFMIAFLITQLDFNIIWRYFGWSNQMLSMLVLWSAAIYLARKGKFHWICTIPATFMTAVDAAFILQAQIGFNLPATPSNIASVVIAIVVFAIFMIYVKPADEPSCQGEPEILS, from the coding sequence ATGGTTTTTTTTCTTACCTGTGTGGGGTTGCTCATTCTTGGCTACTTCACCTACGGCGTTTTTGTTGAAAAAGTGTTTGGGATTGACGCCAAGCGTCTAACCCCCTGTATGACCAAAGAAGACGGTGTGGATTACATGTCTATGCCGACCTGGAAGGTCTTTTTTATTCAACTTCTGGACATCGCCGGCCTCGGCCCGATCTTCGGTCCGATTCTTGGAGCACTGTACGGACCTTCAGCACTAATCTGGATTGTGGTAGGTTGTATCTTTGCAGGAGCGGTACACGACTACTTTAGTGGCATGCTTTCTGTTCGCAGCGGCGGCAAGTCCATCCCTGAGGTTGTCGGAGATATCATGGGAATGCCGGCTCGCCAGACTCTGCGTGTCTTCTCTGTTGTTCTGCTTCTACTGGTTGGCGTTGTCTTCATCCTCGGACCTGCAAAACTGCTCAGCAGCCTGACCGGATTCAATGTTCAGCTGCTTATCGGCTGCATCTTCCTCTACTATTTCATTGCCACCGTACTGCCGATCGACAAAATCATCGGTCGCCTCTACCCGCTCTTTGGAGCGCTGCTGCTCTTCATGACCATCGGTATCATGTTCGGTTTGGTCTATCATGGATATGAAATTCTGCCGAACCTGGATTTCAGCACCAATTCCCACCCAGGTGAAAAGGCGATCTGGCCACTGCTCTTCATTACCCTCAGCTGCGGTGCTATCAGCGGTTTCCATTCCACCCAGTCACCACTTATGGCCCGCTGTATCAGAAATGAAAATCTCGGCCGCAAGGTCTTCTATGGCTCAATGATCATCGAAGGTATCATCGCTTTGATCTGGGCTACCGTCGGTATGTCTTTTTACAGCGGCCCGGAAGCGATGAATGCCGTAATCGCATCCGGTTCACCTGCCGCAGTGGTCAACGAGGCCTGCACCACCCTGCTCGGTCCAATTGGTGGCTTTCTGGCAATCATTGGTGTTGTCATTCTGCCGATTTCCAGTGGTGATACCGCTTTCAGATCTACCCGCCTGATCATTGCCGAGACTTTCAAGGTCAACCAATCAGCGACTGCAAAACGTCTGATGATTGCAATTCCGCTCTTCATGATAGCCTTTTTGATTACCCAGCTTGATTTCAATATTATCTGGCGCTACTTTGGCTGGTCGAACCAGATGCTTTCCATGCTGGTTCTCTGGAGCGCGGCGATCTATCTTGCCAGGAAAGGTAAATTCCACTGGATCTGCACAATCCCTGCGACATTTATGACCGCAGTCGACGCAGCTTTTATCCTGCAGGCGCAAATAGGCTTCAACCTGCCGGCAACACCATCAAACATTGCCAGCGTAGTCATCGCCATAGTCGTTTTCGCCATATTTATGATCTACGTAAAACCTGCGGACGAACCCAGTTGCCAGGGTGAGCCTGAAATCCTGTCGTAA
- a CDS encoding ferredoxin: MASVVKIDEDECIGCEACVEECPEVFEFNDDEAKAYVIDGSDPNAQCVDAAIAACPAACIEKE; this comes from the coding sequence ATGGCATCAGTTGTGAAAATTGACGAAGATGAATGTATTGGATGTGAAGCGTGTGTGGAAGAATGCCCCGAGGTATTTGAGTTCAATGATGATGAGGCAAAGGCATATGTGATTGACGGTTCGGACCCGAACGCACAATGCGTGGATGCGGCTATTGCTGCCTGTCCCGCTGCATGTATCGAAAAAGAGTAG
- a CDS encoding AAA family ATPase yields the protein MASATSRISVQDKETRHDITGSLKMAKIDLTEFIGMERPNVPSKFDDDRVDRLSKEMRQQGEAEQQKYAQSSKSKSAGPDPNQTTTNPETLLEAYLVTDDYVQKLGNEEFLFENLIIKSHVITIIAMPGGGKTTLLYYHVAPHLAKLGLKVWYIDADSPASDHKQMKEVADKYGFMLLNPDVNPGTTMEGLLETLKVIADSHANLAGWVLIIDTLKKATNLMAKASVKEFYVLVRKIANLGGTVVLLGHANKHRDNDGNLVFEGVGDVRADSDELIYLERTSNPNGGIDVTTVVNPDKGAKVRGVFKPMSFHVSEAREVTFYDKPLETIDREATAAPKATDDEILKAAKKYLSLIRKPVLQGKMVEYVADLTGAGKGRVRKLIVQNAEPRDATHRSGKMFVYTLGKRNAHLIELPEES from the coding sequence GTGGCAAGTGCGACCAGCCGAATATCCGTGCAGGATAAGGAAACACGTCATGACATTACAGGGAGCCTGAAAATGGCGAAGATCGATCTGACAGAATTCATCGGCATGGAACGGCCGAATGTGCCGTCGAAGTTCGATGATGATAGGGTTGACCGCCTCAGCAAAGAGATGCGTCAACAGGGAGAGGCCGAGCAGCAAAAATATGCACAATCATCAAAGAGTAAATCGGCAGGGCCTGACCCGAATCAGACGACAACAAATCCTGAAACACTGTTGGAGGCGTATCTCGTGACCGATGATTATGTCCAAAAACTCGGCAATGAGGAGTTTTTATTTGAGAACCTCATCATCAAAAGCCACGTTATCACCATCATAGCAATGCCGGGCGGTGGAAAGACCACTCTGCTGTATTACCATGTCGCACCTCACCTTGCGAAATTGGGACTCAAGGTCTGGTATATCGACGCGGATTCCCCAGCCAGTGACCACAAACAAATGAAGGAGGTTGCTGACAAGTATGGGTTTATGCTCCTCAACCCCGATGTCAATCCTGGCACCACCATGGAGGGGTTGCTTGAAACTCTCAAGGTGATAGCTGATTCCCACGCCAACCTCGCAGGGTGGGTGTTGATTATAGACACCCTGAAAAAGGCGACTAACCTAATGGCGAAAGCAAGCGTGAAGGAATTTTACGTGTTGGTTAGGAAGATTGCGAACCTGGGAGGGACGGTGGTCCTGCTTGGGCACGCCAATAAGCACCGGGACAATGATGGCAATCTCGTTTTCGAAGGTGTTGGTGATGTTCGCGCTGACTCCGACGAGTTGATTTACCTCGAACGCACCTCCAACCCCAACGGTGGTATCGACGTGACTACCGTCGTGAACCCGGACAAAGGTGCCAAAGTGCGTGGAGTGTTCAAACCCATGTCATTTCATGTCTCAGAAGCAAGGGAGGTCACGTTTTACGATAAACCTCTCGAAACAATCGACAGAGAAGCCACCGCCGCCCCGAAAGCAACTGATGACGAGATCCTGAAAGCTGCAAAAAAATACCTCTCATTGATACGTAAGCCAGTATTGCAGGGAAAAATGGTTGAATATGTTGCAGACCTGACTGGCGCAGGGAAAGGGCGAGTTCGAAAGCTGATCGTGCAGAACGCTGAGCCACGGGACGCAACGCACAGATCGGGAAAAATGTTTGTCTATACTCTCGGCAAGAGAAACGCCCATCTAATCGAGTTACCAGAGGAGTCATAA
- a CDS encoding response regulator, which yields MDDVCHHLSASTIPAFRYSHGKSSTKSVSADPNESRPVSLKILIAEDDNISRLFISRVLEKAGHIVFLAKDGKEGLNILKDERSFDVILTDIQMPELDGVELTKILRSDQLYRNHAHLPVIAMTAYGMKDDRERYLAAGIDEYLPKPINPKLLTIMLNELTDKIQ from the coding sequence ATGGACGACGTTTGCCACCACTTAAGCGCTTCAACCATTCCCGCCTTCCGTTACTCTCACGGAAAATCTTCTACCAAATCCGTATCCGCAGATCCCAATGAAAGCAGACCAGTATCGTTGAAAATTCTGATTGCAGAAGATGACAACATCAGCAGACTATTCATCTCCAGAGTTCTCGAAAAAGCCGGTCATATCGTTTTCCTGGCAAAAGATGGTAAAGAGGGATTGAACATACTTAAGGACGAACGCTCCTTTGACGTTATTCTCACGGACATCCAGATGCCTGAACTCGACGGAGTGGAACTGACCAAGATCCTCCGTTCAGATCAGTTGTATCGGAACCACGCCCATCTACCGGTGATAGCCATGACAGCCTATGGCATGAAGGATGACAGGGAACGGTATCTTGCAGCGGGCATAGATGAATATCTCCCGAAACCGATCAACCCGAAACTCCTGACAATTATGCTCAATGAGCTGACCGACAAGATTCAGTAG
- a CDS encoding cupin — MKVFKLDETNEFTQGAMKRFFLVETSEYFKIINFNLDAGVTFPVHSHDLDGELSIQVVEGNGFFLGEGDTEIPAAPGDILVSEIREPHGVRAETRMRIVVTIAPPI, encoded by the coding sequence ATGAAAGTTTTTAAGCTGGACGAGACAAATGAGTTTACACAGGGAGCAATGAAGCGGTTCTTTCTGGTAGAAACTTCAGAGTATTTCAAGATTATTAACTTCAATCTGGACGCCGGTGTTACATTTCCGGTTCATAGCCACGATCTTGATGGAGAACTGTCAATACAGGTTGTCGAAGGTAATGGCTTTTTCCTGGGCGAAGGCGACACCGAGATCCCGGCGGCACCAGGGGACATTCTGGTGTCCGAGATACGTGAACCGCACGGCGTGCGTGCTGAAACCAGAATGCGCATTGTAGTAACCATTGCACCACCAATTTAG
- a CDS encoding helix-turn-helix domain-containing protein, whose product MNTSNSNWHVEIEREQGEVLKKIVYEAVLDALNNDRVLAHARNDEPYTEKEAAIQLGVQPQTMASWRHQGVGPNYLKVGSNVRYERQELDAYKEKQRVKTSY is encoded by the coding sequence ATGAACACGAGTAACAGCAATTGGCACGTGGAGATCGAGAGAGAGCAGGGTGAGGTACTGAAAAAAATTGTCTACGAAGCGGTCCTGGATGCATTGAATAATGATCGTGTATTGGCCCATGCTCGCAATGACGAACCGTACACGGAGAAAGAGGCTGCCATACAGTTGGGGGTTCAGCCACAAACCATGGCATCATGGCGGCATCAGGGGGTTGGACCTAATTATTTGAAGGTGGGGTCAAATGTCAGGTATGAGCGTCAGGAATTGGACGCTTATAAGGAAAAGCAGAGGGTCAAGACGAGCTACTAA
- a CDS encoding LytR/AlgR family response regulator transcription factor, with protein MSVSHFTRPEGSSLNPIRCLIVDDEQPARDELRYLLSQHKDIEIVAEADSAGKAVEAVCNYKPDLVFLDIQLPGRDGFEVIRELAGFTDMPLFVFATAYDSYAVKAFEESAVDYIMKPLSEKRLALTLVRIRKMLADSAGGKGAIENTLQALLNQIESPPRERVKVSVEKNGRIKLLTPEEIVYCSYESNAIIVHTGSDSLPIYGVTTMDKLEEHLSCSSFFRAHRSVLINLDHIKEFSPWFNGKYNLTMDNVHLSEVTVSRARAKAFRQRLGI; from the coding sequence ATGTCCGTCTCACATTTCACACGCCCTGAAGGGAGTTCTCTCAACCCTATTCGCTGCCTTATTGTTGATGATGAGCAGCCAGCCCGCGATGAACTCCGATACCTTCTGTCCCAGCATAAAGATATAGAAATAGTTGCAGAAGCTGATTCGGCCGGTAAAGCAGTAGAGGCCGTCTGCAATTACAAGCCGGATCTGGTTTTTCTGGACATTCAATTGCCAGGGCGTGATGGTTTTGAAGTGATACGTGAGCTTGCCGGCTTTACCGATATGCCGCTTTTTGTTTTTGCCACAGCCTATGACAGCTATGCTGTGAAAGCATTTGAAGAGAGCGCGGTGGATTATATCATGAAACCACTCTCTGAAAAACGACTCGCCCTCACCCTGGTGCGGATACGAAAAATGCTGGCGGATTCTGCCGGTGGCAAAGGGGCTATAGAGAATACCCTGCAGGCCTTACTCAACCAGATCGAATCCCCCCCCAGAGAGCGAGTTAAGGTTTCCGTAGAAAAAAACGGCCGGATAAAACTGCTCACTCCAGAAGAAATTGTCTACTGTTCATATGAATCGAATGCCATCATTGTGCATACCGGCAGTGACTCCTTACCAATTTACGGCGTGACTACCATGGACAAGTTAGAGGAACACCTCTCTTGCTCCTCATTTTTCCGCGCGCACCGCTCTGTCCTGATCAACCTCGATCATATCAAAGAGTTCAGCCCATGGTTCAATGGCAAATACAACCTGACCATGGACAACGTGCACCTCTCCGAGGTCACCGTCAGCCGGGCCCGGGCCAAAGCTTTCAGGCAGCGATTAGGTATTTAA
- a CDS encoding LysE family translocator: MEFLIIATAHFLALLSPGPDFFLVMQVSIRMPIRYGFALSFGIGAANGVYLIVAILGLQIIRDFSWLMTVLQYLGAAYLIFIGVMLLKSPGTDLDTSEKNNSFLLEQHLGRQFLVGFMSGILNPKNCIFYLSLFTVMVSESTGFSTRLLYGLWMTTVVTIWDCALVSVLGKNSTKERLGRGIFYLEKVSGIMLLFFGLLLPLT; this comes from the coding sequence ATGGAATTTCTCATTATCGCAACTGCCCACTTTCTCGCCCTGTTAAGCCCTGGTCCGGACTTCTTTCTGGTCATGCAGGTTTCAATTCGTATGCCTATTCGCTACGGTTTCGCCCTCTCATTCGGCATTGGAGCGGCAAACGGGGTCTACCTCATTGTCGCCATCCTTGGTCTTCAAATTATTCGGGATTTCAGCTGGCTGATGACAGTGCTCCAGTACCTGGGTGCTGCCTATCTCATTTTCATTGGTGTTATGCTGCTTAAATCCCCAGGAACCGATCTTGATACGTCTGAAAAAAACAATAGTTTTCTTCTTGAGCAACATCTCGGTCGCCAGTTTCTGGTTGGCTTTATGTCCGGTATCCTCAACCCTAAGAACTGCATCTTCTATCTCTCTCTTTTTACGGTTATGGTCTCTGAATCAACTGGCTTTTCTACCAGGTTGCTCTACGGGCTATGGATGACCACGGTCGTCACAATATGGGATTGTGCCCTGGTTTCAGTTCTTGGCAAAAACTCCACCAAAGAACGACTTGGCCGGGGAATATTCTACCTGGAAAAAGTTTCCGGAATCATGTTGCTCTTCTTCGGCCTGCTGTTGCCTCTGACCTGA
- a CDS encoding primase-helicase zinc-binding domain-containing protein, which yields MLLDLLTEDGFEPRRKCRDEYCCPCPACGGEDRFIVRTDNRERFFCRGCDISGDEIDYLRRFRGMTFEQAAALTGKQPSAKHKGGVDFKKLIVDKGGCTPPDGWIERAQEFQAVTHQILLEDAEMVERLRVERGLTRETIVRFDLGWLPQNLFDDRVAWGLPEELRQDGKTKKYFLPAGLIIPGPDRIRIRRDNPEEYGKYYVLPGSGNEPLIIDAALEAPALVVESELDGMLLAQELTTPVMIIAAGSTSNGPSVELKRRLSQRPFVLVSLDNDEAGAKSSWQRWIAYLPNAARAPLPGSWGAKDHTEAYLKGHDLNIWLRAARRLVECKPTGQQAETVLPQATDNLKIPFPCEACDCLVTNEKGPVCRFPLSGKETDGGQRLPEDLESCILKNAQDHKCPMQRGMLMSAEWCNRSQCVELCGDCASQVDPPRQISRYQFGSIGRGKPIIDAGIP from the coding sequence ATGCTGCTCGACCTTCTTACAGAAGACGGTTTTGAACCACGGCGAAAATGCCGGGATGAGTATTGTTGCCCCTGCCCGGCCTGTGGTGGTGAGGACCGGTTTATTGTCCGGACTGACAACAGAGAGCGATTCTTTTGCAGGGGATGCGACATCTCAGGCGATGAGATCGACTATCTCAGGCGTTTCCGAGGAATGACTTTTGAGCAAGCGGCAGCCCTCACCGGGAAACAGCCGTCGGCCAAGCATAAAGGTGGAGTCGATTTTAAAAAACTGATTGTCGACAAGGGTGGGTGTACACCGCCAGACGGTTGGATTGAGAGGGCCCAAGAGTTTCAAGCCGTGACCCACCAAATACTCCTCGAGGATGCGGAGATGGTTGAGAGGTTGCGAGTAGAACGTGGCTTAACTCGAGAGACTATAGTGCGCTTTGATCTTGGATGGTTACCGCAGAACCTCTTTGATGACAGGGTGGCCTGGGGATTACCTGAAGAACTGAGGCAGGATGGAAAGACGAAAAAATACTTCCTCCCTGCCGGGCTGATAATTCCTGGCCCCGACCGGATCAGGATCCGACGAGATAACCCAGAAGAGTATGGCAAGTATTATGTCCTGCCCGGCTCGGGTAATGAACCCCTGATCATTGATGCCGCTCTGGAGGCTCCGGCTTTAGTGGTGGAGAGTGAACTTGATGGCATGCTTCTGGCACAAGAACTTACCACCCCTGTGATGATAATTGCCGCTGGCAGTACCAGCAACGGTCCGAGTGTCGAATTGAAACGGAGATTATCTCAGCGCCCCTTTGTTCTGGTTTCTCTCGATAACGATGAAGCCGGTGCCAAGTCGTCATGGCAACGGTGGATTGCATATCTACCGAACGCGGCCAGGGCGCCGTTACCAGGGTCTTGGGGGGCGAAGGATCATACCGAGGCATACCTTAAGGGTCACGATCTGAATATCTGGCTCCGGGCAGCAAGGAGGTTAGTCGAGTGTAAGCCAACAGGTCAACAGGCGGAGACAGTCTTGCCTCAAGCAACTGATAATCTGAAAATCCCGTTTCCATGCGAGGCCTGTGACTGTTTGGTGACCAATGAGAAAGGCCCGGTTTGTCGGTTTCCTCTATCGGGAAAAGAGACTGATGGCGGACAGCGGTTACCTGAAGATCTGGAGTCCTGCATACTGAAAAATGCTCAAGACCATAAGTGTCCAATGCAGAGGGGGATGTTGATGTCAGCAGAATGGTGTAACCGCAGCCAGTGTGTTGAACTCTGTGGAGATTGTGCCTCTCAGGTGGATCCACCGCGACAGATCAGCCGATATCAATTTGGAAGTATAGGCCGAGGTAAACCAATAATCGATGCGGGTATCCCGTGA
- a CDS encoding AraC family transcriptional regulator, translated as MKDTVERFYQEPGLPFARVRYTRGSNSVFKPHMHTSFSVGAVDTGKVHYTVGTETATLEPGSLALINPEILHSCNPLTKEGRSYYMLYLDVDWCLRLQQSLWQTAEFCTVSLILIRDQDLYVRYCRSMQQLLSTSIHREQKEQVLVDLASEIFISACHPRADRPMSTENIELLKTLLKSDLGKDYTLDSLADQLATNPYTLLRKFKTETGLTPHAYRMNCRIEHAKRLLQQGWNIVDTAIECGFFDQSHLHRQFKAMTTVTPQEYKVNFVQ; from the coding sequence ATGAAAGACACCGTTGAACGATTTTATCAGGAGCCGGGCTTACCCTTTGCCAGGGTACGCTATACCAGGGGCAGCAATTCAGTTTTTAAGCCGCATATGCATACCAGCTTCAGTGTTGGTGCGGTTGATACAGGCAAAGTACACTACACCGTTGGAACAGAGACAGCGACTCTGGAGCCCGGTTCACTGGCGCTCATCAACCCCGAAATACTTCATTCATGTAATCCGCTCACCAAGGAGGGAAGAAGTTATTACATGCTCTACCTTGATGTGGACTGGTGTTTACGACTGCAGCAGTCGTTATGGCAGACCGCAGAATTCTGCACAGTCAGTCTGATATTGATTAGGGATCAGGACCTTTATGTCAGATACTGCCGCAGTATGCAGCAGCTGTTGTCCACCTCCATTCACCGGGAACAAAAGGAGCAGGTGCTTGTCGATCTTGCCTCGGAGATATTCATCAGCGCCTGCCACCCGCGGGCTGACCGCCCCATGTCGACAGAAAATATTGAACTATTGAAAACTCTGCTCAAATCGGATCTTGGCAAGGACTACACCCTCGACTCACTCGCCGATCAGCTTGCAACCAACCCTTATACCCTGCTCAGAAAATTTAAAACCGAAACAGGTCTTACTCCACATGCTTATCGCATGAATTGCCGGATAGAACACGCAAAACGCCTTCTCCAGCAAGGTTGGAATATCGTGGATACCGCTATTGAGTGTGGTTTTTTTGATCAAAGCCATCTTCACCGGCAGTTCAAAGCCATGACCACCGTCACTCCCCAGGAGTACAAAGTCAATTTCGTACAATAA